CCGCAGCGGGTAGCCCTGTTCCGGCCTTAGACGCTCGCCGTTCTGGCTGTAGACCACCATCACATCGTCCAGGCATTTCTCGATGGGAATGCTGCGCGTCATTGCCGCGCCGTCCGCACCTTCGGCAATGATCCACTTGGCTTGCGGTTTGAGCCCGGTTTCATCCAGCAGTGTCTTCAAGGTAACGCCAGTCCACTCAGCACAGCTGACCAGGCCACTGACTTCGGCGGCGGTTTTGCCCCACGGAGGTAGAAACGATGGGTTGCCCGAACACTCCATGAAGTGCACTCGTGACACGGCGGGGAACTGGCGTATCTCGTCCACGGTAAAGATCAAGGCGTTTTCGGTGAGGCCGTGAATCACCAACCGATGTTGCGCCGGATCGATTTGTGGGACGCCCGCGTGATGACGCTCATAGAACAGGCCGTTCGGGGTAATGATGCCGTCCAGCTCCTGAAGTGGCGAGGTACTGTAGGCGGACATCGTGTCCTTCAGGCCGGGATACAGATTCCTGACGGCTTTGGTTTCGAACGTTGAAGGTTTGCCATAAGGGCTTGCCGTCGGGGCGCCAAGACTGCGGGTCCATTGCGGAACTTCAAGGGGCTGGCTCGGATCAAGCGGGGCGATGTTGGTCGTCTCTGCGTTGACCAGGGCGCTATCACCCAGAGCAAAGGCGGCAGTGCCAATAACGGCCCCACTTTTTATCAGGAAATCCCTGCGAGCCAAAGCTGTCTGAGACGTGTCTTGCTTGGTGGGGACCATGGATTTTTTTGTCATTGTTGTTCCCTCTGGTTCTTTGTCGGGATGGACCCAACGGCAAGCCTATAGACCGATCGGTCGGTCTGTAGGTGGCCTAGAACGAAAAACGCGCGTGGTCCAGTCGCAAGGACAACCATCGGTGATGGCGCGTGAATGAGGGGCGAGGGCGGCGGCGCATTTGAAGCGCCGCTGATGACAGTCAAGCCAGGGGTGGCTCAACCTTCAGTCCGGGCAGGAGGGTGTCGCAGAAA
The sequence above is drawn from the Pseudomonas putida genome and encodes:
- the soxC gene encoding sulfite dehydrogenase, translated to MTKKSMVPTKQDTSQTALARRDFLIKSGAVIGTAAFALGDSALVNAETTNIAPLDPSQPLEVPQWTRSLGAPTASPYGKPSTFETKAVRNLYPGLKDTMSAYSTSPLQELDGIITPNGLFYERHHAGVPQIDPAQHRLVIHGLTENALIFTVDEIRQFPAVSRVHFMECSGNPSFLPPWGKTAAEVSGLVSCAEWTGVTLKTLLDETGLKPQAKWIIAEGADGAAMTRSIPIEKCLDDVMVVYSQNGERLRPEQGYPLRLFVPGYEGNTHIKWLRRLHVTDAPAYSREETAKYTDLMADGKARKFSFVMECKSLVTYPSGTQKLTRKGLHEMRGIAWSGHGKITRVDVSVDGGNNWTQAKLQEPILTKALTAFRAPFEWNGQELMIMSRAIDETGYVQPMLEQLIDERGKVSFYHNNSVQPWRVSSSGEVTNGRA